From Cohaesibacter gelatinilyticus, the proteins below share one genomic window:
- a CDS encoding hydrogen peroxide-inducible genes activator — MRALSGITLKDLEYALAVAEEKHFGQAASRCGVSQPAISQQIRKMEDFLGLSLFERSGKYVKVTKSGALILEKSREIIGKTLELSQLSKSLSNPMELTLTIGIIPTICPYLIPHLIRPLKQIYPNLKITIIEEPTPILEEMICGHELDIIITATHPEAKMLEVTTLYFEPYVFTCPEDHPLAGRETVNWSEIDKNEIIMLSPEHCLRSQTMALCDVKDQSISGGARSLEMLRQMVALGEGCALLPILSLSGIEKFQGLIAIHKISGGAFGRSIHMIWRSTDPRKPHLKTFANEIISITNEPNMRRFLDH, encoded by the coding sequence ATGAGAGCCTTGTCCGGAATAACGCTGAAAGATCTTGAATATGCTCTGGCTGTTGCGGAGGAAAAGCACTTTGGGCAGGCGGCAAGCCGGTGTGGGGTTTCACAACCGGCAATCAGTCAGCAAATCAGGAAAATGGAGGATTTTCTTGGTCTGTCGCTTTTTGAGAGAAGCGGAAAATATGTGAAAGTGACGAAGTCTGGCGCACTCATTCTTGAAAAATCACGGGAGATCATCGGCAAGACACTTGAATTGTCCCAGCTTTCCAAAAGCCTCTCCAATCCCATGGAGCTGACACTGACCATCGGCATCATTCCGACCATCTGCCCCTATCTCATTCCCCATCTGATCCGACCGCTCAAGCAAATCTATCCCAATTTGAAGATAACCATCATTGAGGAACCAACCCCTATTCTTGAGGAGATGATTTGCGGACATGAGCTGGACATCATCATCACGGCCACGCATCCCGAGGCGAAAATGCTTGAGGTGACGACCCTCTATTTCGAACCTTATGTCTTTACTTGTCCTGAAGATCATCCTCTGGCCGGTCGGGAAACTGTCAATTGGAGTGAGATCGACAAGAATGAGATCATCATGCTATCGCCTGAACATTGTTTGCGCAGTCAGACAATGGCTCTTTGTGATGTCAAGGATCAGAGTATTTCCGGCGGGGCACGCAGCCTGGAAATGCTTCGGCAGATGGTGGCCTTGGGAGAAGGATGCGCCTTGCTTCCCATCCTGTCTCTCAGTGGTATCGAGAAATTTCAGGGACTGATAGCCATCCATAAAATCAGCGGCGGTGCCTTTGGCCGCAGCATTCATATGATATGGCGTTCAACAGATCCGCGAAAACCTCATCTGAAGACATTTGCGAATGAGATTATTTCCATCACAAATGAACCCAATATGAGACGTTTCCTCGACCATTGA